A genomic stretch from Mesoplodon densirostris isolate mMesDen1 chromosome 3, mMesDen1 primary haplotype, whole genome shotgun sequence includes:
- the REXO1 gene encoding RNA exonuclease 1 homolog isoform X2 produces the protein MLRSTGFFRAIDCPYWAGAPGGPCRRPYCHFRHRGARGPGAPGEGGAAPPAAGLGYDPYNPELPKPPTQRENGALGRGAEPRSDILELELVNQAIEAVRSEVELEQRRYRELLETAREHGSAEAPALVPHGPTAGLDGDTFPLSFEYNPSGRGLLSPDASYQPTPLASPTEPGTKYSLASLDRGQGHGGGAGGTLEYVPKAVGQPRRYGRPVSSGKYVVDNSKPSTDLEYDPLSNFSARLLSRASTKDDRAPKRPRGSRGSEPYTPAPKKPCDPFSGCDARFSDSDDDTAATPGDRPATASPPRARAGPGSQAPGKPGSGEGPEPEEGNLRETKEMAVQYDVGDLGQPAKGPDGLPPAKPSSPGRASQERSSPKEGRPKKKKSGGLPAAGRKDGIGKTGKGQDGEHGRPAEKPCVDRRGPRAGSPRHRAERPQGTKKKPSSATPVASSGKGRPEGPGPRPSPAQGAAHQLPDRTGRKTPSGKLAQRKARSLDEGAPQGAPKLPRRALSHAELFGDESEDEDPGPEAPTPRPPVLPSLSSSSDSDSDSSLGLCGARGPPKRLKASPPPSASRSSPPAPSSSSSSGAGSDVDYSALEKEVDFDSDPMEECLRIFNESTAVKTEDKGRLARQPPKEEKTEEQGHSGLTTLFPGQKRRISHLSKQGKEAEPTSRGPAPPTRPPTAQEVCYRRAQQAQRESASRLQAAQPLAEKQSSVHISAPGEKRRIAHIPNPLLAAAPTGAKRTLSASSSQPPNGPEPGSQPLKTRTLSGMASKTTATVAPKRVAHSPSLQSLKKPVIPKEFGGKVPTVIRQRYLNLFIEECLKFCSSNQEAVEKALNEEKVAYDRSPSKNIYLNVAVNTLKKLRGLGPGTGPGLNKPSGRRVVSHEVVLGGKLAAKTSFSLSRPSSPRVEDLKGAALYSRLKEYLLTEAQLKENGYPFPHPEKPGGAVIFTAEEKKPKDSACRVCCRCGAEYLVSSSGRCVRDEECYYHWGRLRRNRVAGGWETQYTCCSAAIGSAGCQVAKQHVQDGRKENLEGFVKTFEKELSGDAHPGVYALDCEMSYTTYGLELTRVTVVDTELRVVYDTFVRPDNEIVDYNTRFSGVTEADLTDTSISLRDVQAVLLSMFSSDTILVGHSLESDLLALKVIHSTVVDTSVLFPHRLGLPYKRSLRNLMADYLRQIIQDNVDGHSSSEDASACMHLVIWKIREDAKTKR, from the exons ATGCTACGCTCCACCGGCTTCTTCCGGGCCATCGACTGCCCCTATTGGGCCGGGGCGCCTGGGGGACCCTGCCGGCGGCCCTACTGCCACTTCCGGCACCGCGGGGCCCGGGGCCCGGGCGCACCTGGCGAAGGCGGAGCGGCGCCCCCCGCAGCAG GGCTTGGTTATGACCCGTACAACCCCGAGCTGCCCAAGCCCCCCACCCAGAGGGAGAATGGCGCCCTGGGCAGAGGTGCCGAGCCCCGCTCAGACatcctggagctggagctggtcAACCAGGCCATCGAGGCCGTGCGCTCTGAGGTGGAGCTGGAGCAGAGGCGCTACCGGGAGCTCCTGGAGACGGCCCGGGAGCACGGCTCGGCCGAGGCCCCTGCCCTGGTGCCCCACGGCCCCACTGCCGGCCTGGATGGGGACACCTTCCCTCTATCCTTCGAATACAACCCCAGTGGCCGTGGCCTGTTAAGCCCCGATGCCAGCTACCAGCCCACGCCTCTGGCCAGCCCCACCGAGCCTGGCACCAAGTACTCGCTGGCCTCTCTGGACCGGGGTCAGGGCCATGGTGGAGGGGCTGGTGGCACCCTGGAGTATGTCCCCAAGGCCGTGGGCCAGCCCCGGCGGTATGGCCGCCCCGTCTCCAGCGGCAAGTACGTGGTGGACAACTCCAAGCCATCTACAGACCTGGAATACGACCCCCTGTCCAACTTCTCCGCCCGCCTGCTCAGCAGGGCCAGCACCAAGGACGACAGGGCCCCCAAGCGGCCCCGGGGCTCCCGCGGCAGTGAGCCCTACACACCTGCACCCAAGAAGCCCTGTGACCCCTTCAGCGGCTGCGACGCCAGGTTCTCAGACTCGGACGATGACACCGCTGCCACTCCGGGCGACAGGCCCGCCACCGCCAGCCCCCCGAGagcccgagcgggccctgggagCCAGGCCCCGGGGAAGCCGGGCTCTGGGGAGGGCCCAGAGCCTGAGGAGGGCAACCTTCGGGAGACCAAGGAGATGGCCGTGCAGTACGACGTGGGGGACCTCGGTCAGCCTGCCAAGGGCCCAGACGGGCTGCCTCCTGCCAAGCCCAGCTCCCCGGGCAGGGCCTCGCAGGAGCGCAGCAGCCCCAAGGAGGGGAGacccaagaagaagaaaagcgGGGGGCTGCCGGCCGCCGGCCGCAAGGATGGTATCGGGAAGACAGGCAAGGGTCAGGATGGAGAGCATGGGAGGCCAGCCGAGAAGCCCTGTGTGGACAGGAGGGGCCCGCGGGCCGGCAGCCCCCGGCACAGGGCGGAGCGGCCCCAAGGGACCAAGAAGAAGCCATCTTCAGCCACTCCGGTGGCCAGCTCAGGGAAAGGCCGGCCCGAGGGGCCGGGACCGCGGCCCAGCCCTGCACAAGGGGCTGCCCACCAGCTGCCAGACAGGACGGGCAGGAAGACCCCGTCAGGGAAGCTGGCACAGCGGAAAGCCCGCTCGCTGGATGAGGGTGCCCCCCAGGGCGCCCCCAAGCTGCCGAGGCGGGCCCTGAGCCACGCCGAGCTCTTCGGGGATGAGAGTGAGGACGAGGACCCGGGGCCCGAGGCGCCCACCCCACGGCCGCCCGTcctccccagcctcagctccagctccgaTTCGGACTCGGACTCCAGCCTGGGCCTCTGCGGCGCGCGGGGGCCGCCCAAACGCCTCAAGGCCTCCCCGCCCCCCTCGGCCAGCAGGTcctcccctcccgccccctcctcctcctcctcctcggggGCAGGCTCCGACGTGGACTACTCGGCCCTGGAGAAGGAGGTTGACTTTGACTCCGACCCCATGGAGGAGTGCCTGCGCATTTTCAACGAATCCACCGCTGTCAAGACGGAGGACAAGGGCCGCCTGGCCCGGCAG CCCCCCAAGGAGGAGAAGACCGAGGAACAGGGGCACTCGGGGCTGACCACTCTGTTTCCTGGGCAGAAGAGGAGGATCTCTCACCTCTCCAAGCAAGGCAAGGAG GCGGAGCCCACAAGCAGAGGCCCAGCGCCTCCTACCCGTCCCCCGACGGCCCAGGAGGTGTGCTACCGCCGGGCCCAGCAGGCACAGAGGGAGTCAGCCAGCCGGCTCCAGGCTGCCCAGCCGCTGGCCGAGAAGCAGTCCTCCGTGCACATCTCAGCCCCCGGAGAGAAGAGGAGGATTGCCCACATCCCCAACCCCCTCCTGGCTGCAG CCCCCACAGGTGCCAAGAGGACCCTCTCGgccagcagcagccagccccccAACGGCCCCGAGCCGGGCAGCCAGCCTCTGAAGACGCGCACGTTGTCGGGCATGGCGTCCAAGACTACCGCCACCGTGGCCCCCAAGCGTGTGGCGCACAGTCCATCCTTACAG AGTTTAAAGAAGCCCGTTATCCCAAAAGAGTTCGGGGGCAAAGTCCCCACTGTCATCCGCCAGCGCTATCTCAACCTGTTCATTGAAGAGTGCCTCAAGTTTTGCTCTTCTAACCAGGAAGCCGTAGAGAAG GCGCTCAACGAGGAGAAGGTGGCCTATGACCGGAGCCCCAGCAAGAACATCTACCTGAACGTGGCCGTGAACACCCTCAAGAAGCTGCGCGGCCTGGGCCCTGGCACCGGGCCTGGTCTCAACA AACCCAGCGGCCGGAGGGTGGTGTCCCATGAAGTGGTGCTGGGGGGCAAGTTGGCTGCCAAGACCAGCTTTTCGCTCAGCCGTCCCAGCAGCCCCCGCGTGGAGGATCTGAAAG GGGCCGCCCTGTACAGCCGCCTCAAGGAGTACCTGCTCACCGAGGCCCAGCTCAAGGAGAACGGCTACCCCTTCCCGCACCCCGAGAAGCCAGGGGGTGCCGTCATCTTCACGGCCGAGGAGAAGAAGCCCAAGGACT CCGCTTGCAGGGTCTGCTGCCGTTGCGGCGCCGAGTACCTCGTGTCCTCCTCCGGCCGCTGCGTGCGCGACGAGGAGTGTTACTACCACTGGGGGCGGCTCCGCCGGAACCGAG TGGCCGGGGGCTGGGAGACTCAGTACACGTGCTGCTCGGCCGCCATCGGCTCCGCCGGCTGTCAGGTCGCCAAG CAACACGTGCAGGACGGCCGGAAGGAAAACCTCGAAGGGTTTGTGAAGACCTTTGAGAAAGAACTTTCAGGAGATGCACACCCAGGAGTCTACGCCCTCGACTGTGAAATG TCTTACACCACGTATGGCCTGGAGCTGACGCGCGTCACGGTGGTGGACACGGAGCTCCGGGTTGTGTACGACACCTTCGTCAGGCCGGACAACGAGATCGTCGACTATAACACTAG GTTTTCAGGGGTGACCGAGGCCGACCTCACGGACACGAGCATCTCGCTGCGGGACGTCCAGGCCGTCTTGCTGAGCATGTTCAGTTCAGACACCATCCTCGTCGGCCACAGCCTGGAGAGCGACCTGCTGGCCTTGAAG GTCATCCATAGCACCGTGGTGGACACGTCCGTGTTATTCCCGCATCGCCTGGGCCTCCCCTACAAGCGCTCCCTGCGGAATCTCATGGCCGACTACCTCAGACAGATCATCCAGGACAATG TGGACGGGCACAGCTCCAGTGAGGACGCCAGCGCCTGCATGCACCTGGTGATCTGGAAGATCCGCGAAGACGCCAAGACCAAGCGGTGA
- the REXO1 gene encoding RNA exonuclease 1 homolog isoform X1, producing the protein MAPFPYTHRLFQPQTSVVPGDMEEPDQYPSTWPLSYLRIGRESWPRLQGAKNPENRRRPSSSGSGGLGYDPYNPELPKPPTQRENGALGRGAEPRSDILELELVNQAIEAVRSEVELEQRRYRELLETAREHGSAEAPALVPHGPTAGLDGDTFPLSFEYNPSGRGLLSPDASYQPTPLASPTEPGTKYSLASLDRGQGHGGGAGGTLEYVPKAVGQPRRYGRPVSSGKYVVDNSKPSTDLEYDPLSNFSARLLSRASTKDDRAPKRPRGSRGSEPYTPAPKKPCDPFSGCDARFSDSDDDTAATPGDRPATASPPRARAGPGSQAPGKPGSGEGPEPEEGNLRETKEMAVQYDVGDLGQPAKGPDGLPPAKPSSPGRASQERSSPKEGRPKKKKSGGLPAAGRKDGIGKTGKGQDGEHGRPAEKPCVDRRGPRAGSPRHRAERPQGTKKKPSSATPVASSGKGRPEGPGPRPSPAQGAAHQLPDRTGRKTPSGKLAQRKARSLDEGAPQGAPKLPRRALSHAELFGDESEDEDPGPEAPTPRPPVLPSLSSSSDSDSDSSLGLCGARGPPKRLKASPPPSASRSSPPAPSSSSSSGAGSDVDYSALEKEVDFDSDPMEECLRIFNESTAVKTEDKGRLARQPPKEEKTEEQGHSGLTTLFPGQKRRISHLSKQGKEAEPTSRGPAPPTRPPTAQEVCYRRAQQAQRESASRLQAAQPLAEKQSSVHISAPGEKRRIAHIPNPLLAAAPTGAKRTLSASSSQPPNGPEPGSQPLKTRTLSGMASKTTATVAPKRVAHSPSLQSLKKPVIPKEFGGKVPTVIRQRYLNLFIEECLKFCSSNQEAVEKALNEEKVAYDRSPSKNIYLNVAVNTLKKLRGLGPGTGPGLNKPSGRRVVSHEVVLGGKLAAKTSFSLSRPSSPRVEDLKGAALYSRLKEYLLTEAQLKENGYPFPHPEKPGGAVIFTAEEKKPKDSACRVCCRCGAEYLVSSSGRCVRDEECYYHWGRLRRNRVAGGWETQYTCCSAAIGSAGCQVAKQHVQDGRKENLEGFVKTFEKELSGDAHPGVYALDCEMSYTTYGLELTRVTVVDTELRVVYDTFVRPDNEIVDYNTRFSGVTEADLTDTSISLRDVQAVLLSMFSSDTILVGHSLESDLLALKVIHSTVVDTSVLFPHRLGLPYKRSLRNLMADYLRQIIQDNVDGHSSSEDASACMHLVIWKIREDAKTKR; encoded by the exons ATGGCCCCCTTCCCCTACACACACAGACTTTTCCAGCCCCAAACGTCAGTGGTGCCAGGTGACATGGAGGAGCCTGATCAGTATCCCAGCACCTGGCCCCTTTCGTATTTGAGAATAGGACGGGAGAGCTGGCCACGCCTGCAGGGAGCCAAGAACCCCGAGAATCGTCGCCGCCCCAGCTCCTCCGGCTCTGGAG GGCTTGGTTATGACCCGTACAACCCCGAGCTGCCCAAGCCCCCCACCCAGAGGGAGAATGGCGCCCTGGGCAGAGGTGCCGAGCCCCGCTCAGACatcctggagctggagctggtcAACCAGGCCATCGAGGCCGTGCGCTCTGAGGTGGAGCTGGAGCAGAGGCGCTACCGGGAGCTCCTGGAGACGGCCCGGGAGCACGGCTCGGCCGAGGCCCCTGCCCTGGTGCCCCACGGCCCCACTGCCGGCCTGGATGGGGACACCTTCCCTCTATCCTTCGAATACAACCCCAGTGGCCGTGGCCTGTTAAGCCCCGATGCCAGCTACCAGCCCACGCCTCTGGCCAGCCCCACCGAGCCTGGCACCAAGTACTCGCTGGCCTCTCTGGACCGGGGTCAGGGCCATGGTGGAGGGGCTGGTGGCACCCTGGAGTATGTCCCCAAGGCCGTGGGCCAGCCCCGGCGGTATGGCCGCCCCGTCTCCAGCGGCAAGTACGTGGTGGACAACTCCAAGCCATCTACAGACCTGGAATACGACCCCCTGTCCAACTTCTCCGCCCGCCTGCTCAGCAGGGCCAGCACCAAGGACGACAGGGCCCCCAAGCGGCCCCGGGGCTCCCGCGGCAGTGAGCCCTACACACCTGCACCCAAGAAGCCCTGTGACCCCTTCAGCGGCTGCGACGCCAGGTTCTCAGACTCGGACGATGACACCGCTGCCACTCCGGGCGACAGGCCCGCCACCGCCAGCCCCCCGAGagcccgagcgggccctgggagCCAGGCCCCGGGGAAGCCGGGCTCTGGGGAGGGCCCAGAGCCTGAGGAGGGCAACCTTCGGGAGACCAAGGAGATGGCCGTGCAGTACGACGTGGGGGACCTCGGTCAGCCTGCCAAGGGCCCAGACGGGCTGCCTCCTGCCAAGCCCAGCTCCCCGGGCAGGGCCTCGCAGGAGCGCAGCAGCCCCAAGGAGGGGAGacccaagaagaagaaaagcgGGGGGCTGCCGGCCGCCGGCCGCAAGGATGGTATCGGGAAGACAGGCAAGGGTCAGGATGGAGAGCATGGGAGGCCAGCCGAGAAGCCCTGTGTGGACAGGAGGGGCCCGCGGGCCGGCAGCCCCCGGCACAGGGCGGAGCGGCCCCAAGGGACCAAGAAGAAGCCATCTTCAGCCACTCCGGTGGCCAGCTCAGGGAAAGGCCGGCCCGAGGGGCCGGGACCGCGGCCCAGCCCTGCACAAGGGGCTGCCCACCAGCTGCCAGACAGGACGGGCAGGAAGACCCCGTCAGGGAAGCTGGCACAGCGGAAAGCCCGCTCGCTGGATGAGGGTGCCCCCCAGGGCGCCCCCAAGCTGCCGAGGCGGGCCCTGAGCCACGCCGAGCTCTTCGGGGATGAGAGTGAGGACGAGGACCCGGGGCCCGAGGCGCCCACCCCACGGCCGCCCGTcctccccagcctcagctccagctccgaTTCGGACTCGGACTCCAGCCTGGGCCTCTGCGGCGCGCGGGGGCCGCCCAAACGCCTCAAGGCCTCCCCGCCCCCCTCGGCCAGCAGGTcctcccctcccgccccctcctcctcctcctcctcggggGCAGGCTCCGACGTGGACTACTCGGCCCTGGAGAAGGAGGTTGACTTTGACTCCGACCCCATGGAGGAGTGCCTGCGCATTTTCAACGAATCCACCGCTGTCAAGACGGAGGACAAGGGCCGCCTGGCCCGGCAG CCCCCCAAGGAGGAGAAGACCGAGGAACAGGGGCACTCGGGGCTGACCACTCTGTTTCCTGGGCAGAAGAGGAGGATCTCTCACCTCTCCAAGCAAGGCAAGGAG GCGGAGCCCACAAGCAGAGGCCCAGCGCCTCCTACCCGTCCCCCGACGGCCCAGGAGGTGTGCTACCGCCGGGCCCAGCAGGCACAGAGGGAGTCAGCCAGCCGGCTCCAGGCTGCCCAGCCGCTGGCCGAGAAGCAGTCCTCCGTGCACATCTCAGCCCCCGGAGAGAAGAGGAGGATTGCCCACATCCCCAACCCCCTCCTGGCTGCAG CCCCCACAGGTGCCAAGAGGACCCTCTCGgccagcagcagccagccccccAACGGCCCCGAGCCGGGCAGCCAGCCTCTGAAGACGCGCACGTTGTCGGGCATGGCGTCCAAGACTACCGCCACCGTGGCCCCCAAGCGTGTGGCGCACAGTCCATCCTTACAG AGTTTAAAGAAGCCCGTTATCCCAAAAGAGTTCGGGGGCAAAGTCCCCACTGTCATCCGCCAGCGCTATCTCAACCTGTTCATTGAAGAGTGCCTCAAGTTTTGCTCTTCTAACCAGGAAGCCGTAGAGAAG GCGCTCAACGAGGAGAAGGTGGCCTATGACCGGAGCCCCAGCAAGAACATCTACCTGAACGTGGCCGTGAACACCCTCAAGAAGCTGCGCGGCCTGGGCCCTGGCACCGGGCCTGGTCTCAACA AACCCAGCGGCCGGAGGGTGGTGTCCCATGAAGTGGTGCTGGGGGGCAAGTTGGCTGCCAAGACCAGCTTTTCGCTCAGCCGTCCCAGCAGCCCCCGCGTGGAGGATCTGAAAG GGGCCGCCCTGTACAGCCGCCTCAAGGAGTACCTGCTCACCGAGGCCCAGCTCAAGGAGAACGGCTACCCCTTCCCGCACCCCGAGAAGCCAGGGGGTGCCGTCATCTTCACGGCCGAGGAGAAGAAGCCCAAGGACT CCGCTTGCAGGGTCTGCTGCCGTTGCGGCGCCGAGTACCTCGTGTCCTCCTCCGGCCGCTGCGTGCGCGACGAGGAGTGTTACTACCACTGGGGGCGGCTCCGCCGGAACCGAG TGGCCGGGGGCTGGGAGACTCAGTACACGTGCTGCTCGGCCGCCATCGGCTCCGCCGGCTGTCAGGTCGCCAAG CAACACGTGCAGGACGGCCGGAAGGAAAACCTCGAAGGGTTTGTGAAGACCTTTGAGAAAGAACTTTCAGGAGATGCACACCCAGGAGTCTACGCCCTCGACTGTGAAATG TCTTACACCACGTATGGCCTGGAGCTGACGCGCGTCACGGTGGTGGACACGGAGCTCCGGGTTGTGTACGACACCTTCGTCAGGCCGGACAACGAGATCGTCGACTATAACACTAG GTTTTCAGGGGTGACCGAGGCCGACCTCACGGACACGAGCATCTCGCTGCGGGACGTCCAGGCCGTCTTGCTGAGCATGTTCAGTTCAGACACCATCCTCGTCGGCCACAGCCTGGAGAGCGACCTGCTGGCCTTGAAG GTCATCCATAGCACCGTGGTGGACACGTCCGTGTTATTCCCGCATCGCCTGGGCCTCCCCTACAAGCGCTCCCTGCGGAATCTCATGGCCGACTACCTCAGACAGATCATCCAGGACAATG TGGACGGGCACAGCTCCAGTGAGGACGCCAGCGCCTGCATGCACCTGGTGATCTGGAAGATCCGCGAAGACGCCAAGACCAAGCGGTGA